A stretch of Myroides oncorhynchi DNA encodes these proteins:
- the lgt gene encoding prolipoprotein diacylglyceryl transferase: MIHSLHMVWNPSEGLDLGFIKLRYYSLMFVIAFGLGWFIMKKIYDREGESVEKLDKLFIYTVLATLVGARLGHVFFYDWAYYKDHLFEIISPVRFTPKFEIVGFSGLASHGAAIAVITVMYFYSKKIVQKPILWTLDRIALPIAIGGMFVRLGNFFNSEIIGHETTSALAIRFIRDKFTPREAMQITGLNDYNQAYDAIQTNPQFTEALNLVVAKHPTQLYEAFGYILVFLVVYYMYWKTDARNKLGYIFGVFLVLLWSVRFVVEYMKESQGGFEDQLGNVLSTGQWLSIPFILVGIYLWATAKNRKYE, translated from the coding sequence ATGATACATTCATTACATATGGTATGGAACCCTTCAGAGGGACTTGATTTAGGATTTATAAAACTGAGATATTACAGTCTTATGTTTGTTATTGCATTTGGTTTAGGATGGTTTATAATGAAGAAAATCTATGACCGAGAAGGAGAAAGTGTCGAGAAACTAGACAAATTATTTATATATACTGTACTAGCTACATTAGTAGGAGCGCGTTTAGGCCATGTATTCTTTTATGATTGGGCATACTATAAGGATCATTTATTCGAGATTATATCACCTGTTCGTTTCACTCCTAAGTTTGAGATAGTAGGTTTTAGTGGACTAGCGAGTCATGGGGCTGCTATTGCAGTGATTACTGTAATGTATTTTTATAGCAAGAAGATAGTCCAAAAGCCTATATTATGGACATTAGATAGAATAGCATTACCTATTGCTATCGGTGGAATGTTTGTGAGATTAGGAAACTTCTTTAACTCAGAGATTATAGGACATGAGACTACTAGTGCATTAGCAATACGCTTTATCAGAGATAAATTCACTCCTAGAGAGGCAATGCAGATCACAGGTCTTAATGATTATAATCAAGCGTATGACGCCATACAGACTAATCCTCAGTTCACTGAAGCTTTAAATCTAGTAGTAGCGAAACACCCTACTCAGTTATACGAGGCTTTCGGATACATATTAGTTTTCTTAGTTGTTTACTATATGTATTGGAAAACAGATGCCCGTAACAAGCTAGGGTATATCTTCGGTGTATTCTTAGTACTACTATGGAGCGTGAGATTCGTAGTAGAATATATGAAAGAAAGTCAAGGTGGTTTTGAGGATCAACTAGGTAATGTATTATCGACAGGACAGTGGTTAAGTATCCCGTTCATCTTAGTAGGTATCTACTTATGGGCAACTGCAAAAAACAGAAAATACGAGTAA
- the yidD gene encoding membrane protein insertion efficiency factor YidD: MIKKILIFPFILLVRFYQVAISPLFPPACRYSPTCSQYTLDALRKHGLFKGGWLAIKRIISCGPWGGKGYDPVP; encoded by the coding sequence ATGATAAAGAAAATACTAATCTTCCCATTTATCCTACTTGTTCGATTTTATCAAGTAGCAATCTCCCCTTTGTTTCCACCAGCATGTAGATATAGCCCTACATGTTCTCAGTACACACTAGATGCATTGAGAAAACACGGTCTTTTTAAAGGAGGATGGCTAGCCATAAAACGCATTATAAGTTGTGGACCTTGGGGAGGTAAAGGATATGATCCTGTCCCATAA